One Pseudomonas sp. AN-1 genomic region harbors:
- a CDS encoding NAD(P)-dependent oxidoreductase, with translation MAKVAFLGLGVMGYPMAAHLLRNGHEVCVYNRTAEKARRWVAEHGGRSAATPREAAVGAEFVMSCVGNDDDLRAVLLGADGAFAGMAPGSVLVDHTTASAAVARELAVLAAERELEFLDAPVSGGQAGAENGVLTVMVGGEGVVFARAEPVIQSYARMVRLMGHAGSGQLTKMVNQICIGGLLQGLSEALHFAHCAGLDGKAAMEVIAKGAAQSWQLENRHASMLEGRFDFGFAVDWMRKDLGILLDEARRNGAQLPVTALVDQFYAEVQADGGGRWDTSSLITRLKPPAKG, from the coding sequence ATGGCAAAGGTCGCATTTCTCGGTCTGGGGGTGATGGGCTACCCGATGGCCGCGCATCTGCTGCGCAACGGCCACGAGGTCTGCGTGTACAACCGCACGGCCGAGAAGGCCCGGCGCTGGGTTGCCGAGCACGGTGGGCGCAGTGCGGCTACGCCGCGCGAGGCGGCGGTCGGCGCCGAGTTCGTGATGAGCTGCGTGGGTAACGACGACGACCTGCGTGCGGTGCTGCTGGGGGCGGATGGCGCTTTCGCCGGCATGGCGCCGGGCAGCGTGCTGGTCGATCACACCACGGCCTCGGCTGCGGTTGCCCGCGAGCTGGCGGTGCTGGCGGCCGAGCGCGAACTGGAGTTCCTCGATGCGCCGGTTTCCGGCGGCCAGGCGGGGGCCGAGAATGGCGTGCTGACGGTGATGGTCGGCGGCGAGGGGGTGGTATTCGCCCGCGCCGAGCCGGTGATCCAGAGCTACGCGCGCATGGTCAGGCTGATGGGGCACGCCGGCAGCGGCCAGCTGACCAAGATGGTCAACCAGATCTGCATCGGCGGCCTGCTGCAGGGGCTGTCCGAGGCGCTGCATTTCGCCCACTGCGCCGGCCTCGACGGCAAGGCGGCGATGGAGGTGATCGCCAAGGGGGCGGCACAGTCCTGGCAGCTGGAGAACCGTCACGCCAGCATGCTGGAAGGGCGCTTCGACTTCGGCTTCGCCGTCGACTGGATGCGCAAGGATCTCGGCATCCTGCTCGACGAGGCGCGGCGCAACGGCGCGCAGCTGCCGGTCACCGCGCTGGTCGACCAGTTCTACGCCGAAGTGCAGGCCGACGGCGGCGGGCGCTGGGATACTTCCAGCCTGATCACCCGGCTCAAGCCGCCGGCGAAGGGTTGA
- the cysB gene encoding HTH-type transcriptional regulator CysB, with amino-acid sequence MKLQQLRYIWEVAHHDLNVSATAQSLYTSQPGISKQIRLLEDELGVEVFARSGKHLTRITPAGERIINTAGEILRKVESIKQIAQEFSNEKKGTLSIATTHTQARYALPQVIGDFIKQYPEVALHMHQGTPTQIAEMAADGTVDFAIATEALEQFGDLVMMPCYRWNRCVIVPQGHPLTRLPRLTLEALAEHPIVTYVFGFTGRSKLDEAFSHHGLEPKVVFTAADADVIKTYVRLGLGVGIVARMAVDPVQDGDLVVLDASELFEPSVTKIGFRRGTFLRGFMLDFIERFAPHLTRERVMEAVQCRNKSELEELFADVELPTY; translated from the coding sequence ATGAAGCTTCAGCAACTGCGTTACATCTGGGAAGTTGCGCATCATGACCTGAACGTTTCAGCCACCGCGCAGAGCCTGTACACCTCGCAGCCGGGGATCAGCAAGCAGATCCGCCTGCTCGAGGACGAGCTGGGGGTGGAGGTATTCGCCCGCAGCGGCAAGCACCTGACGCGGATCACGCCGGCCGGCGAGCGGATCATCAATACCGCGGGGGAGATCCTGCGCAAGGTCGAGAGCATCAAGCAGATCGCCCAGGAGTTCTCCAACGAGAAGAAGGGCACCCTGTCGATCGCCACCACCCACACCCAGGCGCGCTATGCCCTGCCGCAGGTGATCGGCGACTTCATCAAGCAGTACCCGGAGGTGGCGCTGCACATGCACCAGGGTACGCCGACGCAGATCGCCGAGATGGCCGCCGACGGCACCGTGGACTTCGCCATCGCCACCGAAGCGCTGGAGCAGTTCGGCGATCTGGTGATGATGCCCTGCTATCGCTGGAACCGCTGCGTGATCGTGCCCCAGGGGCACCCGCTGACCCGCCTGCCCAGGCTGACCCTGGAGGCGCTGGCCGAGCATCCGATCGTCACCTACGTGTTCGGCTTCACCGGCCGCTCCAAGCTGGACGAGGCCTTCAGTCATCACGGCCTGGAGCCCAAGGTGGTGTTCACCGCTGCCGATGCCGACGTGATCAAGACCTATGTGCGCCTCGGCCTCGGCGTCGGCATCGTGGCGCGGATGGCGGTCGACCCGGTGCAGGATGGCGATCTGGTGGTGCTCGACGCCAGCGAGTTGTTCGAGCCCAGCGTGACCAAGATCGGCTTCAGGCGCGGCACCTTCCTGCGCGGCTTCATGCTCGACTTCATCGAGCGCTTCGCTCCGCACCTGACCCGTGAGCGGGTGATGGAGGCGGTGCAGTGCCGCAACAAATCCGAGCTGGAAGAGCTGTTCGCCGACGTGGAGCTGCCGACCTACTGA
- a CDS encoding DMT family protein has product MPVWMQTAALLSLSNIFMTFAWYGHLKTLNGKPWVIAALASWGIALFEYLLMVPANRIGYTELSVGQLKIMQEVITLSIFVPFSVLYMQQPLKLDYLWAGLCLVGAVYFIFRSA; this is encoded by the coding sequence ATGCCGGTTTGGATGCAGACCGCGGCCCTGCTCAGCCTGTCCAACATCTTCATGACCTTCGCCTGGTACGGCCACCTGAAGACCCTCAACGGCAAGCCGTGGGTCATCGCCGCCCTGGCCAGCTGGGGCATCGCCCTGTTCGAGTACCTGCTGATGGTGCCGGCCAACCGCATCGGCTACACCGAACTGTCGGTCGGCCAGCTGAAGATCATGCAGGAGGTGATCACCCTGAGCATCTTCGTGCCGTTCAGCGTGCTGTACATGCAGCAGCCGCTGAAGCTCGACTACCTGTGGGCCGGACTGTGCCTGGTCGGCGCCGTGTACTTCATCTTCCGCAGCGCCTGA
- a CDS encoding putative 2-dehydropantoate 2-reductase, producing MSESVRPRIGIIGTGAIGGYYGLMLARAGFEVHFLLRSEYEAVARDGLRVRHAQLGELHLPQVNAWRDAAQMPRCDWLLVGAKTTSNAELAPLIVQAAAPGAKVVLLQNGLGVEDALRPLLPDALHLLGGLCFICAHREAPGVVVHQAQGVCNLGYHSGPASAAERQALLEQGVAWLREAGIESAVIADLDQARWQKLVWNIPYNGVSVLLGSSTAPLMASPHSRALLQSLMEEVVDAARACGHRLPDHYPQKLLAYTDRMPDYLPSMYHDFAQRRPAELPALYAAPLAAAAVAGVDMPRVRMLHQTLAFLQEAGQ from the coding sequence ATGAGCGAATCGGTTCGCCCGCGCATCGGCATCATCGGCACCGGTGCCATCGGTGGCTACTACGGCCTGATGCTGGCCCGTGCCGGCTTCGAGGTGCACTTCCTGCTGCGCAGCGAATACGAGGCCGTGGCCCGCGACGGCCTGCGCGTGCGCCATGCCCAGCTCGGTGAGCTGCACCTGCCGCAGGTCAACGCCTGGCGCGACGCGGCGCAGATGCCGCGCTGCGACTGGCTGCTGGTCGGGGCCAAGACCACCAGCAACGCCGAGCTGGCGCCGCTGATCGTGCAGGCCGCGGCGCCGGGGGCGAAGGTGGTGCTGCTGCAGAACGGCCTGGGCGTGGAGGACGCGCTGCGTCCGCTGCTGCCCGACGCGCTGCACCTGCTCGGCGGGCTGTGCTTCATCTGTGCTCACCGCGAGGCGCCGGGCGTGGTGGTGCACCAGGCCCAGGGCGTGTGCAACCTCGGCTACCACAGCGGGCCGGCGTCGGCCGCCGAGCGCCAGGCACTGCTCGAGCAGGGCGTGGCTTGGCTGCGCGAGGCGGGCATCGAGTCCGCCGTGATCGCCGATCTCGACCAGGCGCGCTGGCAGAAGCTGGTGTGGAACATCCCCTACAACGGCGTCTCGGTGCTGCTCGGCAGCTCCACCGCGCCGCTGATGGCCAGTCCGCACAGCCGCGCGCTGCTGCAGTCGCTGATGGAGGAGGTGGTGGATGCCGCCCGGGCCTGCGGTCACAGGCTGCCGGACCACTACCCGCAGAAGCTGCTGGCCTACACCGACCGCATGCCCGATTACCTGCCGAGCATGTACCACGACTTCGCCCAGCGTCGCCCGGCCGAGCTGCCGGCGCTGTATGCCGCGCCCCTTGCTGCCGCCGCCGTCGCCGGAGTGGACATGCCGCGGGTGCGCATGCTGCATCAGACGCTGGCCTTCCTGCAGGAAGCCGGCCAGTGA
- a CDS encoding exonuclease domain-containing protein, translating to MKHWLVIDLEATTDDGGWPTEEMEIIEIGAVVVDEQGREQDHFQSFVRPTRRPQLTAFCRQLTHIAQADVDQAPTLLQLQERFEPWLQAHLPGLQGWLSWGNYDRQQFEAEWRRQRIASALAALPHFNLKKLFNRQFKGTAGRKQVGLNRALEIAGLEFRGTQHRGIDDARNIARLLPLTLPTLAAARLELHTPH from the coding sequence ATGAAGCACTGGCTGGTAATCGACCTGGAGGCCACCACCGATGACGGCGGCTGGCCGACCGAGGAGATGGAAATCATCGAGATCGGCGCGGTGGTCGTCGACGAACAGGGCCGCGAGCAGGATCACTTCCAGAGCTTCGTCCGTCCCACCCGCCGCCCGCAGCTCACCGCCTTCTGCCGGCAGCTCACCCACATCGCCCAGGCGGACGTCGACCAGGCGCCGACCCTGCTGCAGCTGCAGGAGCGCTTCGAGCCCTGGCTGCAGGCGCACCTCCCCGGCCTGCAGGGCTGGCTCAGCTGGGGCAACTACGACCGCCAGCAGTTCGAGGCGGAATGGCGCCGCCAGCGGATCGCCAGCGCCCTGGCCGCCCTGCCCCACTTCAACCTGAAGAAGCTGTTCAACCGCCAGTTCAAGGGCACCGCCGGGCGCAAGCAGGTCGGCCTCAACCGCGCCCTGGAGATCGCCGGCCTGGAGTTCCGCGGTACCCAGCATCGCGGCATCGACGATGCGCGCAACATCGCCCGCCTGCTGCCGCTGACCCTGCCGACCCTCGCCGCCGCGCGCCTCGAGCTGCACACCCCGCACTGA
- a CDS encoding pyrimidine/purine nucleoside phosphorylase — MFKVNEYFNGTVKSIAFDMTEGPATVGVMAPGEYEFGTAKAEVMHVIAGALTVKLPGSDSWETFAAGSKFDVPADSKFQLKVAQDTAYLCEYR, encoded by the coding sequence ATGTTCAAGGTCAACGAGTACTTCAACGGCACCGTCAAATCCATCGCCTTCGACATGACCGAAGGTCCGGCCACCGTCGGCGTGATGGCCCCGGGCGAATACGAATTCGGCACCGCCAAGGCCGAAGTGATGCACGTGATCGCCGGCGCGCTGACCGTCAAGCTGCCGGGCAGCGACAGCTGGGAAACCTTCGCCGCCGGCAGCAAGTTCGATGTGCCGGCCGATAGCAAGTTCCAGCTCAAGGTCGCCCAGGATACCGCCTATCTCTGCGAATACCGCTGA
- a CDS encoding universal stress protein → MIRSILYATDLGLYAPYVLQHALTLARVHHADLYVLHVVEPLGLFAESLLQTYLDADSLSDLHQHGLERVMASIEQRVFEGFCDELQESAEDALPIRAVQVQLGDPPQVILQLAEDLAVELIVIGSHSQSLQPGAALGRTCLRLLQQARVPVYLVPILPEGSESR, encoded by the coding sequence ATGATCCGCTCCATCCTCTACGCCACCGACCTCGGGCTGTACGCACCCTACGTACTGCAGCACGCGCTGACGCTCGCGCGAGTGCACCACGCCGACCTGTATGTGCTGCACGTGGTCGAGCCGCTCGGGCTGTTTGCCGAATCGCTGCTGCAGACCTACCTCGATGCCGACTCGCTCAGCGATCTCCACCAGCACGGCCTCGAGCGCGTCATGGCCAGCATCGAGCAGCGGGTGTTCGAAGGATTCTGCGACGAGCTTCAGGAAAGTGCCGAGGATGCGCTGCCGATCCGCGCCGTGCAGGTCCAGCTCGGCGATCCGCCGCAGGTGATCCTGCAGTTGGCGGAGGATCTCGCCGTGGAGCTGATCGTGATCGGCTCGCACAGCCAGAGCCTGCAGCCGGGCGCCGCGCTGGGGCGCACCTGCCTGCGCCTGCTGCAGCAGGCGCGGGTGCCGGTCTACCTGGTGCCCATCCTGCCAGAAGGTAGCGAAAGTCGCTGA
- a CDS encoding 3-deoxy-7-phosphoheptulonate synthase, whose amino-acid sequence MADLPIDDLNIASNEALITPEQLKQELPLTETARRTVSDGRQVVRDILDGKDHRLFVVVGPCSIHDIKAAHEYAERLKGLAAEVSDTLYLIMRVYFEKPRTTVGWKGLINDPYLDDSFKIQDGLHIGRKLLCDLAEMGLPTATEALDPISPQYLQDLISWSAIGARTTESQTHREMASGLSSAVGFKNGTDGSLTVAINALQSVSSPHRFLGLNQQGQVSIVTTKGNRYGHVVLRGGNGKPNYDSVSVALCEQELAKAGISPNIMVDCSHANSNKDPALQPLVMENVANQILEGNNSIIGLMVESNLGWGSQSIPKDLCDLKYGVSVTDACIDWDSTEKTLRSMHAKLRDVLPKRKRG is encoded by the coding sequence ATGGCTGATTTACCGATCGACGACCTTAACATTGCCTCCAACGAGGCACTGATCACCCCCGAACAGCTCAAGCAGGAACTGCCCCTCACCGAAACCGCCCGCCGCACCGTGAGCGACGGCCGCCAGGTGGTGCGCGACATTCTCGACGGCAAGGACCACCGTCTGTTCGTGGTGGTGGGCCCCTGTTCGATCCACGACATCAAGGCCGCCCACGAATACGCCGAGCGCCTCAAGGGGCTGGCCGCCGAAGTCTCCGACACCCTGTACCTGATCATGCGCGTGTACTTCGAGAAGCCGCGCACCACCGTCGGCTGGAAGGGGCTGATCAACGACCCCTACCTCGACGACTCGTTCAAGATCCAGGACGGCCTGCACATCGGCCGCAAGCTGCTCTGCGACCTGGCCGAGATGGGCCTGCCGACCGCCACCGAGGCGCTCGACCCGATCTCCCCGCAGTACCTGCAGGACCTGATCAGCTGGTCGGCCATCGGCGCACGCACCACCGAGTCGCAGACCCACCGCGAGATGGCTTCCGGCCTGTCCTCGGCGGTCGGCTTCAAGAACGGTACCGACGGCAGCCTGACCGTGGCGATCAACGCCCTGCAGTCGGTCTCCAGCCCGCACCGCTTCCTCGGCCTCAACCAGCAGGGCCAGGTGTCCATCGTCACCACCAAGGGCAACCGCTACGGCCACGTGGTGCTGCGCGGCGGCAACGGCAAGCCGAACTACGACTCGGTCAGCGTCGCCCTCTGCGAACAGGAACTGGCCAAGGCCGGCATCAGCCCGAACATCATGGTCGACTGCAGCCACGCCAATTCCAACAAGGATCCGGCCCTGCAACCGCTGGTGATGGAGAACGTCGCCAACCAGATCCTCGAGGGCAACAACTCGATCATCGGCCTGATGGTGGAGAGCAATCTGGGCTGGGGCAGCCAGTCGATCCCGAAGGATCTCTGCGACCTCAAGTACGGCGTCTCCGTGACCGATGCCTGCATCGACTGGGACAGCACGGAAAAGACCCTGCGCAGCATGCATGCCAAGCTCAGGGATGTGCTGCCCAAGCGCAAGCGCGGCTGA